A genomic segment from Desulfuromonas sp. encodes:
- a CDS encoding 50S ribosomal protein L18 produces MNAAAERRQARIKRQVRVRQKVRGTEERPRLCIFRSAKHMYAQIIEDTTGKTLVSVSTVNKDLAKGVKCSGNVDAAKVVGAAIAKRALEKNIKQVVFDRNGFLYHGRVKALAEAAREAGLSF; encoded by the coding sequence GTGAATGCAGCAGCAGAACGACGTCAGGCACGTATAAAAAGACAGGTTCGGGTCCGCCAGAAAGTACGCGGTACTGAAGAACGCCCTCGCCTCTGTATTTTCCGGAGTGCCAAGCATATGTATGCGCAGATTATCGAGGATACGACCGGCAAGACCCTGGTCTCGGTATCGACTGTCAACAAGGATCTGGCCAAAGGTGTCAAATGTTCCGGCAATGTCGACGCGGCCAAGGTGGTCGGTGCGGCGATAGCCAAGAGAGCCCTCGAAAAAAATATCAAGCAAGTTGTCTTTGATCGCAACGGATTCCTGTACCACGGCCGGGTGAAAGCTCTTGCCGAGGCAGCACGGGAAGCCGGGCTTTCCTTTTAA